CGTCCTGGACGACGGCGTGATCGACTCGCTCACCCCCGAGCGGATCGCCACCGTGCTGCGGCCCAAGGTGGACGGCGCGGTCCACCTGCACGAGCTGACGGCGGGCCTGGACCTGGACGCCTTCGTCCTGTTCTCCTCGGTCGCCGGCGTGTTCGGGGCGGCCGGCCAGGCCGGGTACGCCGCCGCCAACACCTTCCTGGACGCGCTGGCCCGCAGCCGCCGGGCGGCCGGGCTGCCCGGTACCGCGATCGCCTGGGGCCCGTGGCAGCCGGACGACCCGGAGCTGGGCGGCATGGCCGGCCGGCTCAGCCGCGCCGACCTCGGCCGGATGGCCCGCGGCGGGCTGAGCCCGCTGCAGCAGGACCAGGGCCTGGAGCTGTTCGACGCCGTCCTGGGCGGCACCGACGCCGTGGCCGTCGCGGTCCGGCTCAACCCGGGGGTCTTCCGCGGCAAGGAGGTCCCGGCGATGCTGCGCGGCCTGGTCCGCGCCCCGGGCCGGCGGGCCGCCGAGTCCGGCGGCGGGCAGGACCTCGCCCAGCGGATCGCCGCGCTGACCGGCGAGGCGCGGACCCGGGCCCTGCTCGACCTGGTCCGCGCACAGGTCGCCGACGTGCTCGGCCACGCCTCGGCCGAGTCGGTGCAGGCCGGCCGGGCGTTCAAGGAGATCGGCTTCGACTCGCTGACCGCCGTGGAGCTGCGCAGCCGGCTGCACGCGGCCACCGGGCTGCGGCTGCCCGCCACCCTGGTGTTCGACTACCCGACCCCGGCGACGCTGGCCGAGTTCCTCGACGGGCAGCTGCCCCGGGAGGGCGCGCCGCAGGGCGAGCCGGGCCTCGCCGAACTGGACCGCCTGGAGGCGGCCCTGGAGCGGCGACTGGCCGACGGCCACCGGCTGGAGGGCCTGAGCCCGCGTCTGCGGTCCCTGCTCGACCGGCTGGACGGCCCGGCCGGCACCGACGCCCGCCTGGCGGGCGACGACAGCGACCTCGACGCCGCCTCGGACGACGAGCTGTTCGCCCTCGTCGACTCGCTCGACTAGTTCGCCTCACCGACACCAGCTCCCCGGCCGCCGGGCCGGGCCCCGCCTCCGCCGAGGCGCGGCCCGGCGGCTCCCCCCGGCACGCCCGGACCGCCCCGGCGCGGACCCGACCGGACCCCAGCAGCCACCCTCCGTAGCAGGAAGTGAACCGAGATGGCCAACGAAGACCAGCTTCGCGAGTACCTCAAGCGGGCGGTGGCCGACACCCGGAAGGCCCACCGGCGGCTCAAGGACCTCGAGGACGAGCGCCACGAGCCGATCGCGATCATCGGCATGGCGTGCCGCTTCCCCGGCGGGGTGAACAGCCCGGAGGACCTGTGGCGGCTCCTGGTCGAGGAGACCGACGCGATCTCCGAGTTCCCGACCGACCGCGGCTGGGACCTGGACGGCGTGTACGACCCGGACCCGGGCAGCGCGGGCACCAGCTACACCCGCCACGGCGGGTTCCTGGACGGCGCGGCCGGCTTCGACGCCGGCTTCTTCGGGATCAGCCCGAACGAGGCGCTGGCGATGGACCCGCAGCAGCGGCTGCTGATGGAGACCGGCTGGGAGGCCGTCGAGCGCGCGGGCATCGACCCGCTGTCGCTGGCCGGCAGCCGGACCGGCGTGTTCGTCGGCACCACCTCACAGCTGTACGGCACGGCCTCGGACATCCCCGACGGCGTGGACCTGTACCTGGGCACCGGCACCACCGCGAGCGTCACCTCAGGCCGGATCGCCTACAACTTCGGCCTGGAGGGCCCGGCGGTGTCGGTGGACACGGCCTGCTCCTCCTCGCTGGTGGCCCTGCACTGGGCGGCCCAGTCGCTGCGCCAGGGCGAGTGCACCATGGCGCTGGCCGGCGGCGTGACGGTGATGTCCAACCCGGGCATGTTCGTGCTCTTCAGCCAGCAGAAGGGGCTGGCGGCGGACGGCCGCTGCAAGGCCTTCGCGGGCGCAGCGGACGGCACCGCCTGGAGCGAGGGCGTCGGCCTGGTGCTGCTGGAGCGGCTCTCCGACGCACAGCGAGGCGGCCACCGGGTGCTCGGGGTGATCCGCGGCAGCGCCAGCAACCAGGACGGCGCCAGCAACGGCATGACCGCCCCCAACGGCCCCTCGCAGCAGCGGGTGATCCGGCGCGCCCTGGCGGACGCCCGGCTGACCCCGGCCGAGGTGGACATGGTGGAGGCGCACGGCACCGGCACCACCCTCGGCGACCCGATCGAGGCCCAGGCACTGCTGGCCACCTACGGCCAGGACCGTGAACTCCCGCTGCTGCTGGGCTCGGTGAAGTCCAACATCGGTCACACCCAGTGCGCCGCCGGCGTGGCCGGGGTGATCAAGACGGTGCTGGCCATGCAGCACGGCCTGCTGCCGCGCACCCTGCACGTGGACGAGCCCACCCCGCACGTGGACTGGACGGCCGGGTCGGTGGACCTGCTCACCGAGGCCCGGCCGTGGCCGGAGAGCGGCCACCCGCGCCGGGCCGGCGTCTCCTCCTTCGGCGTCAGCGGCACCAACGCCCACGTCATCATCGAGGAGGCCCCCGCCGTCGAGGCCGTGGCCGACGGGGCCCCGGCCGAGGAGCCCACCGCCGCCGCCTTGGGCCCGGTGCCGCTGCTGTTCTCCGCCAAGAGCCCCGAAGCGCTGCGGGCGCAGGCCGCCCGGCTGCGCGACCGGCTGGCCGCCGACCCCGGCCTCTCCCCGGTGGACCTGGCGCACTCGCTGGCCGCCACCCGCTCCGCCTTCGCCCACCGCGCACTGGCCGTCGGCTCAACCTCCGCCGAACTCTCCGACGCCCTGGGCGACTTCACCTCCGGCGCGGCGGACGTGACCGGCCGGGTGGCCTTCGTCTTCCCCGGACAGGGCTCGCAGTGGGTGGGCATGGCCGTCGAACTCATGGAATCCGAGCCGGTGTTCGCCGCCCGCATCATCGAATGCGCGGAGGCACTCGCCGAATTCACCGACTGGAACCTCCTCGACGTCCTGCGCGGCACCGAAGGCGCCCCCGGCTACGACCGCGTCGACGTCGTCCAACCCGCCCTCTGGGCCGTCATGGTGTCCCTCGCGGCCCTCTGGCGCTCCTACGGCGTCGAACCCGCCGCCGTGATCGGCCACTCCCAGGGCGAGATCGCCGCCGCCACCGTCGCCGGCGCCCTCTCCCTCCAGGACGGCGCCCGCGTCGTCGCCCTCCGCTCGAAGGCCATCACCGCCATCGCCGGCCTGGGCGGGATGCTCTCGGTGGCCCGCCCGGCCGACCGGATCGACCTCGCGCCCTGGCAGGGCCGGATCTCGGTGGCCGCGGTCAACGGCCCGTCCGCCACCGTGGTCGCCGGCGACGCCGACGCCCTGGACGAGCTCCAGGCCGCCCTGGACGCCGAGGGCGTGCGCGCCCGCCGCGTCCCGGTGGACTACGCCTCGCACTCCGCCCACGTGGAGCGGATCCACGAGGAGCTGCTCACCGTGCTGGCCGGGGTCCGGCCGCGCCGCCCGGAGGTGCCGTTCTGGTCCACCGTGGACAGCGCCTGGGTCGAGACCGCCGAGCTGGACGCCGGGTACTGGTACCGCAACCTGCGCCGCCCGGTGCAGTTGGAGACCGCCGTCCGCACTCTGCTCGCCGAGGGGTACACGGCCCTGGTCGAGGTCAGCGCCCACCCGGTGCTCACCCTCGGGCTGCAGGAGATCCTGGACGATTCCACCGCCCCGACCGTGCTGACCGGCACGCTCCGCCGCGAGGAGGGCGGCCTGGCCCGGTTCCTCGCCTCGGCCGGCGAACTGGCCGTCCGCGGCGTCCCGGTGGACTTCTCCGCCCGGCTGGCCGGCGGCCGGACCGTCGACCTGCCCACCTACCCGTTCCAGCACGAGCGGTACTGGCTGGAGCCCTCCTCGGGCGCCGGGGACGTGGCCGCCGCCGGTCTCGGCGCCACCGGGCACCCGCTGCTGGGCGCGGCCCTGCCGCTGGCCGAGGGCGACGGCACGGTGCTCACCGGCCTGCTGTCGCTGCGCACCCACCCCTGGCTGGCCGACCACGCGGTCTCCGGCACCGTGCTGGTGCCCGGCACCGCCTTCGTGGAACTGGCCGTCCGGGCCGGCGACGAGGTCGGGTACGGCCTGGTCGAGGACCTCACCATCGAGGTCCCGCTGGTCCTCCCCGAGCGCGGCGGCATCGCCCTGCAGGTGGCGGTCGGCGCCGCCGACGGCGCGGGCCTGCGCCCGGTGGCCGTGTACGGGCGTCCCCAGGACGCCCCGCAGGACGAGCCGTGGACCCGGCACGCCGGCGGCCTGCTCGCCGCGGACGGGGCCGAGCCGCCCGCCCCGGTGGGCAGTTGGCCCCCGGCGGGTGCCGAGGAGCTGTCGCTGGACGGCTTCTACCCCCGCCTGGCGGAGGCCGGGTACGGCTACGGCCCGGTGTTCCAGGGCCTCGCCCGGGCCTGGCGGCTCGGCGAGGAGGTCTGCACCGAGGTGCGGCTGCCCCGGCAGGCGCACGCCGACGCGGCCCGGTTCGGGCTGCACCCCGCGCTGATGGACGCCGCGCTGCACGGCATGGGCCTGGCCCGCCGGCAGGACGCGGTGGAGGGCACCGGACTGCCGTTCGCCTGGAACGGGGTCCGGCTGCACGCGGCCGGCGCCACGGCGCTGCGGGTCCGCGTCTCCCCCGCGGGCCCGGGCGCCGTGACGCTGGCGCTGTACGACGAGACCGGCGCGCCGGTCGCCTCGGTGGAGTCGCTGGCCGTCCGGGCCATCTCCGCCGAGCAGCTGCGGGCCGCCCGCGGCGGGCAGCGGGACGCGCTGTTCCAGGTCGACTGGGCCGGGGTGCCGGCGGCCGGGGACGCCCCGGGCGGGGTCTGGGCGGCGCTCGGCGCCGTCCCGGCGGTGCCCGGGATCCGGCTCGACCGCCTGGACACCCTCGCCGCCGCGTCCACCGCCCCCGAGGTCCTGCTGCTGGCCGCGCCGTCGGCCGGCACCGGATCGCCCGCGGAGATCCACCGGGCCGCCGCCGAACTGCTCTCCCTGCTCCAGGAGTTCCTCACCGAGGAGCGGTACGGCGGGACCCGGCTCGCGGTCCTGACCGAGGGCGCGGTCGCCGCCGCCCCCGGCGACACCGTGCCCGGCCTGGCGCACGCCCCGGCGTGGGGCCTGCTCCGCTCCGCCCAGGCCGAGAACCCCGGCCGTATCGTCCTGGTCGACCTGGACGAGGCCGCCTCCGCGGCCGCCCTGCCGGCCGCCCTGGCCTTCGGGGAGCCGCTGCTGGCCGTCCGCGACGGCGCGCTGCTGGCACCGCGGCTGGCCCGGGCCGTCCCGTCCGGCGCCGCCCGCCCGCTGGACCCGGACGGCACCGTCCTGATCACCGGCGGCACCGGCACCCTGGGCGCCCTGGTGGCCCGCCACCTCGTCACCGAGCACGGCGTACGGCACCTGCTGCTCACCAGCCGCAGCGGCCCCGACGCCCCCGGCGCCAGCGCGCTCACCACCGAACTCGCCGCCCTCGGCGCCACGGTGACCGTCGCCGCCTGCGACACCGCCGACCGCGCCGCCCTCGCCGACCTGCTGGCCGGCATCCCGGCCGCACACCCGCTCACCGGCGTGCTGCACGCGGCCGGCGTCCTGGACGACGCGGTGATCGAGACCCTCACCCCCGAGGCACTGACCCGGGTGCTGCGGCCCAAGCTCGACGCCGCCGCCCACCTGCACGAGCTCACCGCCGACGCGGACCTGGCGGCCTTCGTCCTGTTCTCCTCGGCCGCGGCCACCTTCACCAGCCCCGGCCAGGGCAACTACGCCGCCGCCAACGCCTACCTGGACTCCCTGGCGGCCCACCGCCGGGCCGCCGGACGGCCCGCGCAGTCGCTGGCCTGGGGCCTGTGGGCGCAGCCCTCGGGCATGACCGGCCACCTCGACGAGGCCGAGCTGGAGCGGATGCGCCAGGGCGGCATGGTCGCCCTCACCGAGCTGGACGGCCTCGCCCTGCTGGACGCGGCCCTCGCCGTCCCCGCCGCCCTGGTGGTGCCGGCCGCGCTGGACCTGGCGGTGCTCCGCCGGCAGTCCCCCGTCCCGCACCTGCTGCGCGGCCTGGTCCGCCCGTCCGGCCGCCGGGCCGCCCGGAGCCGGTCCGCCGGCGACGGCGCCGAGCTGGCTCAGCAGCTCGCCGCACTCGGCGAGGCCGACCGCCGCCGGGCCGCGCTCGACCTGGTCCGCGCCCAGGTCGCCGGGGTGCTCGGACACGCCTCCGCCGAGGCCGTCGACCCCGAACTGCCGTTCAGCAAGCTCGGGTTCGACTCGGTGACCGCGGTCGAGCTGCGCAACCGGCTGTACCAGGCCAGTGGCCTGCGCCTCCCCGCGACCGTGATCTTCGACTACCCGACCGCCGCCGCCCTGGCCCAGCGGCTCTGCGCCCTGCTGCTGCCCGAGGCCGCCCCCGAGGAGCTCGCCGCGGCCGAGCAGGCCGCCGCCGAGGAGGCCCGCGCGGCCGAGATCGACGGCATGGACATCGCCGACCTGGTCGAACTCGCGCTGGGCACCTCGGTGGACCCCGCAGGCGTCTGAGAAGGAGCGACACACCATGACCACCGCCCCGGAGCGGATCGTCGAGGCGCTGCGCGCCTCGCTCAAGGACAACGAACGGCTCAGGCAGCAGAACGAGCGGCTCTCCGCCATCGCCGACGAGCCCATCGCCGTCACCGGCATGGCCTGCCGGCTGCCCGGCGGGGTACGGACGCCCGAGGACTTCTGGCGGCTGCTCGCCGAGGGCCGCGAGGGCATCGGCCCGTTCCCCGCCGACCGCGGCTGGGACCTCGGCGCGGAGAGCGCCACCGCCGTCGGCGGATTCCTGTACGACGCCGCCGAGTTCGACCCCGGCTTCTTCGGGATCAGCCCGCGCGAGGCGCTCGCCATGGACCCGCAGCAGCGGCTGCTGCTGGAGACCGGCTGGGAGGCCGTGGAGCGGGCCGGCATCGACCCGCTCAGTCTGCGCGGCAGCCGGACCGGCGTGTTCGCCGGCGTGATGTACCACGACTACGCGGCCCGGCTGGAGGAGGTGCCCGAGGAGATCGCCGCGTACCTCGGCAACGGCAGCGCGGGCAGCGTGGCCACCGGCCGGATCTCCTACGCGATGGGCCTGGAGGGCCCGGCCGTCACCGTGGACACCGCCTGCTCCTCCTCGCTGGTGACCATCCACCTGGCCGTCCAGGAACTCCGCCGCGGCGGCTGCGACCTGGCGCTGGCGGGCGGCGTCGCCGTGATGTCCACCCCTGGCCTGTTCGTGGAGTTCACCCGGCAGAAGGGGCTCGCGGGGGACGGCCGCTGCAAGGCCTTCGCCGACGCCGCCGACGGCACCGGCTTCTCCGAGGGCGTGGGCATGCTCCTGCTGGAGCGGCTCTCCGACGCGCGGCGCAACGGCCACCCCGTGCTCGCCGTGCTGCGCGGCAGCGCGGTCAACCAGGACGGCGCCTCCAACGGCCTCACGGCACCCAACGGCCCGGCGCAGGAACGGGTGATCCGCCAGGCGCTGGCCGCCGCCGGCCTCACCGCCACCGACGTGGACGCCGTCGAGGCGCACGGCACCGGCACCACCCTCGGCGACCCGATCGAGGCCCAGGCGCTGCTCGCCACCTACGGCCAGGGACGCGAACTCCCGCTGCTGCTCGGCTCGGTGAAGTCCAACATCGGCCACACCCAGAGCGCCGCCGGCGTGGCCGGGGTGATCAAGACCGTCCTGGCGATGCAGCACGGCCTGCTGCCCCGTACCCTCCACGTGGACCGGCCCTCCACCCACGTGGACTGGACGGCCGGCGCCGTCGAACTCCTCACCGAGCAGCGGGCATGGCCGGTCACCGGCCGCCCGCGGCGGGCCGGTGTCTCCTCCTTCGGCATCAGCGGCACCAACGCCCATGTCATCGTCGAGCAGGCCCCCGAGCCGCAGCCCGAACCGGCCGCCGCCCCCGCGGACAGCTCGGCCGCACCCTGGCTGCTGGCCGGCCGCACCGAGGCCGCCGTCCGCGCCCAGGCCGCCCGGCTCGCCGAGCACCTGGACGCCCACCCCGGCCTCGCCCCCGCGGACGTGGCCCACTCCCTCGCCACCGGGCGGTCCGCCTTCCCCCACCGGGCGGTCCTGGTGGGCACCGACCGCACCGCCCTGGCCGAGTACGCCGCCGGCCAGGACCCGGCGACCGTGATCACCGGGACGGCCGACGTCACCGGCAAGACGGCCTTCGTCTTCCCCGGCCAGGGCGCCCAGTGGGCCGGCATGGCCGTCGAACTCCTCCACACCGAACCGGTGTTCGCCGCCCGCATCACCGAATGCGCCCAGGCACTCGCCGAGTTCACCGACTGGAACCTCCTCGACGTCCTCCGCGGCACCGAGGACGCCCCCGGCTACGACCGGGTCGACGTCGTCCAACCCGCCCTCTGGGCCGTCATGGTGTCGCTCGCGGCGCTCTGGCGCTCCTACGGCGTCGAACCCGCCGCCGTGATCGGCCACTCCCAGGGCGAGATCGCCGCCGCCACCGTCGCCGGCGCCCTCTCCCTCCAGGACGGCGCCCGCGTCGTCGCCCTCCGCTCGAAGGCCATCACCGCCATCGCCGGACGCGGCGGCATGGTCTCCATCGCCCTGGCGCCGAAGGAGCTGGACCTGTCCCGCTGGACCGGCCGGATCTCCGTCGCCGCCGTCAACGGCCCCGCCTCCGTGGTGGTCTCCGGCGACGCCGACGCCCTGGACGACCTGGTGGAACGGTTCACCGAGGAGGGCGTCCGCGCCCGCCGCGTCCCCGTGGACTACGCCTCGCACTCCGCCCACGTCGAGCACATCGAGCGCGAGCTGCTCCACCTCCTCGCCCCTGTCACACCGTTGCGGCCCGAGGTGCCGTTCTGGTCCACCGTGGAGAACGTCTGGATCGACGGCGCCGCCTTCGACGCCGCCTACTGGTACCGCAACCTGCGCAACCCGGTCCGGTTCGGCGAGGGCACTGCGGCGCTCGCCGCCCAGGGGTTCCACGCCTTCGTGGAGGTCAGCCCGCACCCGGTGCTGGCGATCGGCGTGCAGGAGACCCTGGACGAGGTGCCCGCGCCGACCGCCACCTGTGGATCGCTCCGCCGCGACCAGGGCGACCTCACCGCCTTCCTCACCTCCGCCGCCCAGCTGCACGTCCGGGGCGTACCGGTGGACTTCTCCCCCGCCCACGCCGGCGGCCGCCGGATCGACCTGCCCACCTACGCCTTCCAGCGCGCCCGCTACTGGCTGGAGGGCCCGCGCGAGGAGCCCGACTCCCTCTTCCGCACCACCTGGCAGCCCCTCCCCGCGACCACCCCGACCACCACCCCGATCGCCGTCCTCAACGCCCCCACTCTCGACGGCCTCGACGGCCTCGACGCCGAGGGCCTCACCCCCTACCCCGACCTCGCCACCCTCGCGGCCGCCGACACCGTCCCGGACACCGTCGTCCACTTCCTCGACGCGAGCGCCGAACCCGCGAGCACCGAACAGGAGAGCGCCGCACCCGCGAGCCCCTCCGGCATCCGCGCCGCCGTCAACCACACCCTCGCCCTGCTCCGAAGCTGGCTCGACACCCCCCGCCTCGCCGACTCCCGGCTCGTCCTGGCCACCCGCCACGCCGCCGGCCCGTCCCTGACCGACCTCACCTGGGCCCCGGTCTGGGGCCTGGTCCGCTCCGCCCAGGCCGAGTACCCGGGCCAGTTCGCCCTCCTCGACCTGGAGACGTTCAGCCCGGCGGCCCTCCGTACCGCCCTCGCCTCCGACGAGCCCCAGCTGGCCGTCCGCGACGGCATCCCGTACGCCGCGCGTCTCACCCCCGTCCCGCGCGGCCAGGCGGCTCCGACGCCTGGCCCGTTCACCCCGGACGGCACCGTCCTGGTCACCGGCGGCACCGGCACCCTCGGCGCGCTCCTCGCCCGCCACCTGGTCGCCGCGCACGGCGTCCGCCATCTGCTACTGACCAGCCGCAGCGGCCCCGACGCCCCGTCCGCCACCGCCCTCACCGCCGAACTCGCCGCCCTCGGCGCCACGGTGACCGTCGCCGCCTGTGACGCCGCCGACCGCGCCGCCCTGGCCGGTCTCCTGGCCGGCATCCCCGCCGATCACCCGCTGACCGCCGTGGTGCACACCGCGGGCGTCCTGGACGACGGCGTGCTCGGCTCGCTCACCCCGGAGCGGGTGGACACCGTGCTGCGTCCCAAGGTCGACGCCGCCCTCAACCTGCACGAGCTCACCGCCGACGCGGACCTCGCCGCCTTCGTGCTGTTCTCCTCCGCCGCGGCCACCCTCGGCAGCGCCGGCCAGACCAGCTACGGCGCGGCCAACGCCTTCCTGGACGGCCTCGCCCGGCTCCGCCGCGACCAGGGCCTGCCCGGCCAGTCGCTGGCCTGGGGTCTGTGGGCCGAACGCTCGGGCATGACCGGGCAGTTGGAGGAGGCAGAGCTGGCCCGGATGGTCCGCGGCGGGGTCGCGGCGCTCTCCTCCGCGGAGGGGCTGGCGCTGTTCGACGCGGCGCTGGCCGCCGGGGACGCCACCCTGGTGACCGCCAAGCTCGACCTGCCCGCCATCCGTCGGCAGGCCGCCCCCGGTCCGGTGCCCGCCCTGCTGCGCGACCTGGCGGCACGCACCCCGGCCCGCCGGTCCGCGACGGTTCCGGTGGACCGGTCGGACGATCCCGCCGAGGAGGGACCGTCCCCGGCCGAGCGACTGATCGCCGAACTGGCCGGCCTCGGAGCGGCGGAGCGGGAGCGGATCCTGCTGGACCTGGTCCGCCAGAAGGTGGCCGCGGTGCTGGGCCACAGCGGCGCCGACCAGGTGGACCCGGGCCGGCGGTTCCTGGAACTCGGCTTCGACTCCCTGACCGCCCTCGCGCTGCGCAACCAGCTGAACGCCGCCACCGGCCTCCGGCTGGCCACCAGTCTGATCTTCGACCAGCCCTCCCCGGCCCTGCTCGCCGCCCACCTCCGCGAGCGGCTCGCCGACCGTGCCGACCGCCACACCTCCGACCCCACCGCCACCGAGTCCACGTCCACCGAGTCCACGTCCACGGCCACGACGGCCGAGCCCGCGGGCCCGCTGGCCAAGCTCTACTGGCAGGCCTGCGAGCAGGGTTCCTCGATGGCCGCGCTCGGCCTGCTGAAGGCGGCGGCCGCCTGCCGCCCGGCCTTCACCGCCGACGAGACCGCCGCCCACGCCACCGAGCCCGTCCGGCTCACTCCGTCCGGCCCGGACGACCTCGACGACCGGGTGACCGCGCCCCTGCTGGTCTGCCTGCCCTCCTTCGGCCCGGTCTCCGGCCCGCACGAGTACGCCCGGTTCGCGGCCGCCTGCCGCGGCCGCCGCGA
The window above is part of the Kitasatospora sp. HUAS MG31 genome. Proteins encoded here:
- a CDS encoding type I polyketide synthase, which gives rise to MANEDQLREYLKRAVADTRKAHRRLKDLEDERHEPIAIIGMACRFPGGVNSPEDLWRLLVEETDAISEFPTDRGWDLDGVYDPDPGSAGTSYTRHGGFLDGAAGFDAGFFGISPNEALAMDPQQRLLMETGWEAVERAGIDPLSLAGSRTGVFVGTTSQLYGTASDIPDGVDLYLGTGTTASVTSGRIAYNFGLEGPAVSVDTACSSSLVALHWAAQSLRQGECTMALAGGVTVMSNPGMFVLFSQQKGLAADGRCKAFAGAADGTAWSEGVGLVLLERLSDAQRGGHRVLGVIRGSASNQDGASNGMTAPNGPSQQRVIRRALADARLTPAEVDMVEAHGTGTTLGDPIEAQALLATYGQDRELPLLLGSVKSNIGHTQCAAGVAGVIKTVLAMQHGLLPRTLHVDEPTPHVDWTAGSVDLLTEARPWPESGHPRRAGVSSFGVSGTNAHVIIEEAPAVEAVADGAPAEEPTAAALGPVPLLFSAKSPEALRAQAARLRDRLAADPGLSPVDLAHSLAATRSAFAHRALAVGSTSAELSDALGDFTSGAADVTGRVAFVFPGQGSQWVGMAVELMESEPVFAARIIECAEALAEFTDWNLLDVLRGTEGAPGYDRVDVVQPALWAVMVSLAALWRSYGVEPAAVIGHSQGEIAAATVAGALSLQDGARVVALRSKAITAIAGLGGMLSVARPADRIDLAPWQGRISVAAVNGPSATVVAGDADALDELQAALDAEGVRARRVPVDYASHSAHVERIHEELLTVLAGVRPRRPEVPFWSTVDSAWVETAELDAGYWYRNLRRPVQLETAVRTLLAEGYTALVEVSAHPVLTLGLQEILDDSTAPTVLTGTLRREEGGLARFLASAGELAVRGVPVDFSARLAGGRTVDLPTYPFQHERYWLEPSSGAGDVAAAGLGATGHPLLGAALPLAEGDGTVLTGLLSLRTHPWLADHAVSGTVLVPGTAFVELAVRAGDEVGYGLVEDLTIEVPLVLPERGGIALQVAVGAADGAGLRPVAVYGRPQDAPQDEPWTRHAGGLLAADGAEPPAPVGSWPPAGAEELSLDGFYPRLAEAGYGYGPVFQGLARAWRLGEEVCTEVRLPRQAHADAARFGLHPALMDAALHGMGLARRQDAVEGTGLPFAWNGVRLHAAGATALRVRVSPAGPGAVTLALYDETGAPVASVESLAVRAISAEQLRAARGGQRDALFQVDWAGVPAAGDAPGGVWAALGAVPAVPGIRLDRLDTLAAASTAPEVLLLAAPSAGTGSPAEIHRAAAELLSLLQEFLTEERYGGTRLAVLTEGAVAAAPGDTVPGLAHAPAWGLLRSAQAENPGRIVLVDLDEAASAAALPAALAFGEPLLAVRDGALLAPRLARAVPSGAARPLDPDGTVLITGGTGTLGALVARHLVTEHGVRHLLLTSRSGPDAPGASALTTELAALGATVTVAACDTADRAALADLLAGIPAAHPLTGVLHAAGVLDDAVIETLTPEALTRVLRPKLDAAAHLHELTADADLAAFVLFSSAAATFTSPGQGNYAAANAYLDSLAAHRRAAGRPAQSLAWGLWAQPSGMTGHLDEAELERMRQGGMVALTELDGLALLDAALAVPAALVVPAALDLAVLRRQSPVPHLLRGLVRPSGRRAARSRSAGDGAELAQQLAALGEADRRRAALDLVRAQVAGVLGHASAEAVDPELPFSKLGFDSVTAVELRNRLYQASGLRLPATVIFDYPTAAALAQRLCALLLPEAAPEELAAAEQAAAEEARAAEIDGMDIADLVELALGTSVDPAGV